A segment of the Symmachiella macrocystis genome:
CACTGGCGGGCGGATTACTGGAACGCGAAGACGATATCATCCTCTCCTTTGCCACAAATGGTCGCGAAGCATTGGATCAGATTTCCTCGACGCGGCCCGACCTTGTTGTTTCCGACTTGCAGATGCCCGAGATGAACGGGCTTGAGTTGGTTGCGGCCCTGCGTGAAGAACACCCCTCGGTGCCGGTGATTATTATGACTGCCCTGGGCAGTGAAAAAATTGCCGCCGAAGCACTCAAAATCGGTGCGTCAGGCTATGTCCCCAAAGCATCGTTGAGCTCACATTTGCCGCAAGCCGTGCGACGACTGTTCAATGCATCACACGCAGACCGGCTGCATTCGCGGTTGTTTCACTCACTTCAGGACCTGGATTGCCGATTCCGACTTCAGAACGATCCCGAACTGATTTCGCCACTCGTCGATCGAGTCCAAGAGGTGTTGCGATGTCTTCCCTTGGGGGATGAAGCGGAACGCGTTCGCGTCGCTGTCGCCGTGGGACACGGTTTGTGGATCGCCCACCATCACGGAAACCTTGAACTGGCCTTAAGCGGCCCATGGACGGACTCCGAGTTTCAAGAGGTGGCGATCAAGCAGCGTATGGAGTCCCCGGCAACCGAACGCAGTATCGAACTGCATACGGTGGTCAATCGTGAGCAAGCGACCTTCACGATCAGTCACGAGGGTGCGGGAATCGATGTTTCTCGATTGCCCCCCGATTTAGAATCGCAAGCAGCGGACAGATCTTGGTTGAGCGGCTTTGTGATGATTCCGGCGATCATGGATGAGGTTTCCTACTCACCCGCTGAAAAAAAGATCGTGCTCGTGAAACGAGCCGTTGAAGCTCCCGATGACGACTTGGAGCTTTCCTAAGGCGCACGTTTCCATTCCGTTGCATTAAGAGATTTCTTAATGCGACACAAAGTCATCATGGACGATCGTTCGTCCGGAGTGCCCCCCATGAAAATGACCACGGCGGTTTTTGTCTCTTCGGTGTTACTAGCTGGTGCGTCACTCAACGCCGCAACCGCTCCTCCCAATATCGTGGTGATCCTGACGGATGATCAGGGATTTGCTGACATCAGCCTCAATCCGCATCATCCCCAAGAGGTGTCGACACCTCA
Coding sequences within it:
- a CDS encoding response regulator, which gives rise to MPNVLIVDDSGIDRALAGGLLEREDDIILSFATNGREALDQISSTRPDLVVSDLQMPEMNGLELVAALREEHPSVPVIIMTALGSEKIAAEALKIGASGYVPKASLSSHLPQAVRRLFNASHADRLHSRLFHSLQDLDCRFRLQNDPELISPLVDRVQEVLRCLPLGDEAERVRVAVAVGHGLWIAHHHGNLELALSGPWTDSEFQEVAIKQRMESPATERSIELHTVVNREQATFTISHEGAGIDVSRLPPDLESQAADRSWLSGFVMIPAIMDEVSYSPAEKKIVLVKRAVEAPDDDLELS